The following is a genomic window from Bacteroidia bacterium.
TGCCCGATATTTTTTCCAGCGCGGCGCTCATTTTGGCGATGGCGTCAATGTCCCCCACCAACACTTCCTCTTTTTTGGCTAATCCCTGCATAAACTTGTTACTTACCTCATAAGCCAATTTTTCAATATTGGTAGCGCTGACCACCCTTGCTTTTTTTATTTCTGCCCATTTATCCTGCTTTGCCCATTTATCAACAGTCCGCTCGCTGATGGCAAGCAGTTTTGCAATCTGTCCGTTGGACAAATCGCTGTTCATATAATACTCCATTGCCAACAGTTTGGCGTTGCGTTTAACGTTTGCCATATTTTTTGAAAATGTTAGCTTTAATCTCGTTAGTTTCTTGAAGCTCCGATTGATATTCATCAATAAGTTTCAAAAGCTCTTTTTCAATAACAGGCATAACAAGCTTTCCGCAGGCTACTCTGTAGACTTGGTCGGTGCTGTACTTACCTTTTAATCGGCTGACAATCTCTTTGCCGTAACCCCTCGGAAGCAGGCCACGTAGGTCTATTTTGCTCCTGTTGGCACAGTTAGGTTTTACTTCCATGCTACAAAGATACGTAGTTGTCCTACTATTTTCTACTTTTTTACGTAAAAAGCTGATTTTTACAGTAATTTACTGTAAATTATAACAATACGGCTCGTATCTTTGCACAAAGTATATGGCAACTTATTTTTTATATTCTGACATCAACGAATGGGCTACTTATACTCTTTCTGAATTTTTGCAGCAAAAGAAGAACGAGAATTTGGTGGTGCGCATCAACAGCAATGGAGGTAATGTAAATGATGGTATTGCAATGTATAATTTGCTGCAAAACTACAGAGGGCAGGTAACCACAGTGGTAGACGGGGCATGTTACAGCGCTGCAGTCCTGCCATTTTTGGCAGGGGATAAACGATACATGAACCCGGGCAGTACTTTACTTTTACACAATGTCAGTTCAGAATACATTCCCAGTGCTAGCGCCGAAGGGCTTCGCAAGCACGCCGAAACCATTGAGCAGTTAGAAAAAATCATCATTGATATTTATATGCAGGCTTTGGGCAAAAACGACGAGGCTACCCGCAGTATGCTGACAGATATGATGAACAAAGAAACCTTGCTGACCGCAGAGGAAGCTGCCAAAATGGGTTTTTGTGAAATACCAAAGCAAAGTGTGTATATAGACAAAAGCGTGATGGAGTTTACCAACCATATCCAAAAAACGAACGAAAAGCTATTGCAGGAGTTAGAACGGTACAAAAAACAGGAGATTGAATTTTTTTTGCAGGATGTACCCGAGGAAGCTAAAAAGGCGGTTTCGGCTTTGGCTTACACCAACATGGAGGAAGCCAAAAAACTCAAAGACTTTATTCTTAAAAACGCCAAACCTCCTGTGTTTAGCCAAATTCAACAGAACAGTCTGCGAAATGAATGGACTTTGGACGACTGGCGAAAAAAAGACCCCAACGGTTTGGAAAAACTTAAAAATGAAAATCCTGAATACTTCAAAGAACTTTTAAAGAAACAATAATATGGCAGAAACTATTATCCGACAAGGCGAAGATGTGTTGCTGAAAGTGGATATTATGGACGGCACTACCCCCGTGGTGCTTAACCCCACAAACATTAACAATATCGTAGCCGTGCTGTATGTAGCCAACACAGAAGTAGCTAAATACAGCCTGAACAGTATGCCCGGGCATGGCACATTGGACTATCACCCTACTCAAAACAACAGCATAAATATTGTGGTAGAGCGGGAGCAAAGCAAAAACTTTAATATAGGCGTGTTAAAAGTGGTGGTTTTAATTCAATTTATTGACCCTGAATTTCCTGACGGCAAACACCGTGAGTTTGTGGTGTCTATAGGAAGGGTAATTAAGGGCGAAAGCAAGGATATTGACATTTAACAGCAAAAACTTAAGTATAAACTATGGCAGGACTTAATAAAGAAATCTGGGAAAAGCAAATCCAGGAGCGTTTTATTCCCAGCAATGATTTTCTCAATGATGGTGTAGATTATTCCCAATTTACTACCAATGACGCAATTAACGTACCTATTGCAGGGGGATTAGTACAAGCGGTATTTAACCCCACACTTCCCATGACCGTTACCACCCGCACAGACACCAACAATGCGGTTACTATGCACGACCTGGCTACACAGCCCACGCGGGTAACGAACCCCGAAAAAATAGAGTTGTCTTACGACAAAATGGAAAGCGTCATTAAATCGCACAGGGATAGTTTGAGCAAAGCTATTGGAGATAGAACTTTGTTTGAGATAGCCCCCACGTCAGACACTACCGAATTGCCCGTTATTGCAGCCACAGGCACAGCTACGGCAGGCAACCCTAGACCTATCACTAAAAACGATATTGCTACTTTGGCGCAAAGGTTTGACGCAGCAAATTTTCCACAAGGCAGAACGCTTATTCTTACGCCATTTCAGTTTTGGGACTTGGTCAACAATGATGTAGCCCTTCAAAATCAATACTCTTACCAAAGCCGTGAGGGAGAAATTACAGGAGTGTTGTTGTATTACTACGGTTTCAAAATCCGCATGCGCACAGACACCCCTAACTATACCCAAACCTTGACCAAACAGGCTTTTGGCACTAACGACGTCAACTCTCGCCAAGCAGCTATTGCTTATGTGGATAAACAGTGGTTTTATGGATTTACACCACCAAAAATGATTACTACCCAAACGCCCGAATTTCTTGGAGATGTGTTTAATTTTTATTGCCGTTTTGGTGCGGGCAGATTTGCCCCAAGAGCTGTGGGAGCTATTGTCAGTGTATTTGCATAAAAACATCATAAATATAATGAAATCAAAGTTGTTACTTTTTGCTGCGATGTTGGCATTTGTCATTTCCGTAG
Proteins encoded in this region:
- a CDS encoding DUF1804 family protein, encoding MANVKRNAKLLAMEYYMNSDLSNGQIAKLLAISERTVDKWAKQDKWAEIKKARVVSATNIEKLAYEVSNKFMQGLAKKEEVLVGDIDAIAKMSAALEKISGKTNLSNRIAILTDFVQWVQIQHPNHAEDTAQLAQEYIKQKA
- a CDS encoding Clp protease ClpP, yielding MATYFLYSDINEWATYTLSEFLQQKKNENLVVRINSNGGNVNDGIAMYNLLQNYRGQVTTVVDGACYSAAVLPFLAGDKRYMNPGSTLLLHNVSSEYIPSASAEGLRKHAETIEQLEKIIIDIYMQALGKNDEATRSMLTDMMNKETLLTAEEAAKMGFCEIPKQSVYIDKSVMEFTNHIQKTNEKLLQELERYKKQEIEFFLQDVPEEAKKAVSALAYTNMEEAKKLKDFILKNAKPPVFSQIQQNSLRNEWTLDDWRKKDPNGLEKLKNENPEYFKELLKKQ